The following proteins are co-located in the Larimichthys crocea isolate SSNF chromosome XXIV, L_crocea_2.0, whole genome shotgun sequence genome:
- the LOC104921595 gene encoding fibroblast growth factor receptor-like 1, with amino-acid sequence MLSLDSMSVLKIVLFIFEAVLLTDCARGPPRVSEKVAHRQSARLGSAIKLPCPVEGDPPPLIMWTKDGRNIHSGWIRFRILRMGLKIKEVEADDTGTYICKATNGFGSVNINYTLIVIDDSGSDKTGPRAADGAESDLGTDGLSEKFVRPRFTQPAKMRKRVIARPVGSSVRLKCMASGNPQPDIVWLKDDRPLTEQEVGEGRQKKWTLSLKNLTPEQSGRYTCRVSNRAGEINATYKVEVIQRTNCKPVLTGTHPVNTTVDYGGTTSFQCKVRSDVKPVIQWLKRVESNEESRYNSTIEVGDHRFVVLPTGEVWSRPDGSYLNKLLITRAKEEDAGMYICLGANTMGYSFRSAFLTVLPDMKPPITPIFSPASSSLPWPVIIGIPAGIVFIFGTVLLWFCQSRKHCPPPSAPAAAAQVLQSSHRLPYRERDRGCVAPSSSSSSPEKDCMSSMNYEEYLAQQQLLLTQGGPSIPPKIYPKIYTDIHTHTHSHVDGKVHQHQHIHFQC; translated from the exons gACCTCCACGGGTGTCTGAGAAGGTGGCTCACAGACAGTCGGCCCGGCTCGGGAGCGCCATTAAGCTGCCATGTCCAGTGGAAGGGGACCCTCCGCCCCTTATAATGTGGACCAAAGACGGGCGCAACATTCACAGCGGCTGGATCCGTTTCCGTATCCTCCGCATGGGCCTAAAGATCAAGGAAGTGGAGGCAGATGATACAGGGACCTACATCTGTAAAGCAACCAACGGCTTTGGTAGCGTTAACATCAACTATACCCTCATCGTCATCG ATGACTCAGGTTCTGATAAAACTGGACCcagagcagctgatggagcAGAGTCTGATCTAGGCACTGATGGCTTGTCAGAAAAATTTG TTCGTCCCCGCTTCACCCAGCCCGCTAAGATGAGAAAAAGGGTGATAGCTCGTCCTGTCGGCAGCTCGGTGCGGCTCAAATGCATGGCCAGTGGAAATCCTCAACCGGACATTGTGTGGCTGAAGGATGACAGGCCACTAACGGAGCAGGAGGTCGGCGAGGGCCGTCAGAAAAAGTGGACACTGAGTCTGAAGAATCTGACGCCAGAGCAGAGCGGCAGATACACCTGCAGGGTCTCCAATCGAGCGGGGGAAATCAACGCCACATATAAAGTTGAGGTCATAC agaGGACGAACTGCAAGCCTGTTTTGACGGGCACTCACCCAGTCAACACAACGGTGGACTACGGAGGCACCACGTCATTCCAGTGCAAAGTGAGGAGTGACGTTAAGCCGGTCATTCAGTGGCTCAAACGGGTGGAGTCTAACGAGGAAAGCCGTTATAACTCCACCATTGAGGTGGGGGACCACCGATTCGTGGTGCTGCCCACGGGGGAGGTGTGGTCACGACCCGATGGCTCCTACCTCAACAAGCTGCTCATTACGCGTGCCAAAGAGGAAGACGCTGGCATGTATATCTGCTTAGGCGCCAACACCATGGGCTACAGCTTCCGCAGCGCCTTCCTCACTGTGCTGCCAG ACATGAAGCCTCCCATCACGCCCATTTTCTCACCAGCCTCCAGCTCCCTCCCCTGGCCTGTCATCATTGGCATCCCCGCTGGAATAGTGTTCATCTTTGGCACCGTGCTGCTGTGGTTCTGCCAGAGCAGAAAACACTGCCCCCCTCCCAGCGCTCCAGCTGCTGCCGCACAGGTACTGCAGAGCTCCCACCGGCTGCCCTATCGAGAGCGGGACAGGGGCTGTGTGGCTCCGTCGTCCAGCTCCTCCAGCCCAGAGAAAGACTGCATGAGCTCCATGAACTATGAGGAGTACCTGGCACAGCAACAGCTCCTCCTCACCCAGGGGGGACCATCGATCCCTCCTAAAATCTACCCCAAAATCTACactgacattcacacacacactcactcccaTGTGGACGGGAAAGTACATCAGCATCaacacattcattttcagtgttaG